The genomic segment ATTAATAAACAAGACATGATGCATTGATAGGTGAGCTGTTGGTGGTTGTGTTCTCACCAGCTTATAAATTTTATGCTAAGGTAACTGGTGGCTGTCGCTGAAATATTTAGAATATTCACTGCTCTTCATTTGTTCTCACACATATTCAAGATTGTACACTGGCCTACTTTTGTGAACATAAATAAAGATGCCCTTCCCCAAGTTATGTGAAATGCCTAAAGTGTTATAATTCCATTAATACAGTCATGTAGGGAGATTGGCAAAAGATATTGATCTGGAATTGTGGCAGTGTGAATAAAAACTGGAGACTCAGTTGCTTTAGTGTAAAGATGGGCTGCTGACACGCATTCTGATGCTCCCAAGTCTTGTTAAATCAATTAGACTGATAGGCTGCAGTAAAGATTAATTTGTGACATTGAACAGTGAAGTCTTTTCCTCCCATGACTGAAATATGTAGCTTCAACAGCTGATGTAAGGAATGTGCGTTGGAGAAAATGATTAGGTGGAATGTGAATGATCATCACATTGACATGTTTTGCTCTTGGTATGTTGTTGAAAAGTGGAAGTGAACAACAAATCTAGTCATGGGGCCGTGTCAGCGTGACATGCTATTAGACCCAGTGCTGATCCCACTTGCTGGTCAGATCACTAAAAGACGTGTCCGCGTATCCACAATGAAAGAACAACATCGAACGacagattaaaattaaaatgtatttaaaatttaattaaaattcacTCACTTCATCTAAGTGCTGCAAATTTTCATTGTAAACTGGGCAGCCACAGCTGATGGGAACACCATGGTGTTCTGTTTCTAAAGagtaaagcagaaaaaacatgTCATATTCAATTCCAAGATGAAATAGACACAATTTTTCCTAGGTGCCTGTATCATTCACtacaaactgtgaaaatatcTGTTCATGGCAAAACCTTCTATTTTATACGTGACTGGCAATCTGACTAAGACCCTGAGTTAGTTGGAATCTAAGATAAACATTTGTGAGCATACTGAGTTGAGATGAAACCAAAAGAGACACGTTCTAAAAATTTCCTGTTTGCTTGAGTAATCCtctgaagtgaaacattttcagccCAGATGACATTTGTTCATGCCATGAACTTCAGTCAGTGGAAACCAGAACTGAGAGGAAGAGTCAGACAACTGTAATGTTTCTTCTCTGATAGTTTGTTAGTATTTGGTAATTTGGTTTGTGACTATCAGCCAAAATTTCCTATTTCAACAGTCTACCAATAAATCTATTCTCTAATGTTAATAAATatagttttaaaacaaatgactcAAACCATCTCACTATTAATTCAGGTTTTCAATAGTCAAAGCAGGCACACTTGTCAATGCTCTAATAATGAACTACCAAATAATATTATACCAGGTGTGGTTGATATCTCAAACTTAACTCTGGACTGCTGTCAGAAAGTTGAAAGCAAAAGGAGCACATACATAAGTACACAGTAAGAGATGCAGGTATAAGGTGAAGAAATATAtccatgaagaaaaaaatgttgatctTTTACCTTGACGTCTTGTCAATAAtgagttctttgttttttgttttttcacttccatgtctaaaaaaaatacaaaattctgTTATATTAAATTGATTTGTGGCTTGAGGAGTTCTAGGGAGTGGGCGGGGACAATTAGGGGGTCAGAAATGATTGGCTGAAGACAGGTAGACGTACCCTTAGACCGGGCGTTGATTGGTCCGAGGCGGGCGGGTCCCGCCCACGGGTGGTGCCTTGAACCTGCTCTGTGTTGAAGCGTCGAGCTCCGGCGGCGTCGGGCTTAGACTCTGGGTGTCTGCAGGCTCGATCTGTCCGAGAACGGGAGCGACTCACCGGAGAcaagacaagaagaaaacaacaagagcaaccaaaaaacagcaacacttttCCTCCGTTCATCCTCTGGATACGTCACTCAGCCTGGGGTTGGATTAATTTAAagccactctttttttttttttttttttttaagttttcaccttttttttttttttttttgctgtttttaatttgctttcGAAGACAACAGCAGCTCGCTGAAGACAATGGGGTCCCAGTCATCCAAAGGAGAGGTGGCCGCCGAGGGGAgcgctgccgccgccgccgccgctgcatCCGACGCTGCAGCTGTCAAAACCAACGGACAGGTACTGACACCCCGCAGGCCCGCCGACAGCCCCCCGCTGCTTTATTACTCTACcggcaaacacaaaaacataagggggggggggcaagtaGCTTTTCTGTGATAAACATGGTCGACGATGTGAATTGTGAAACTTGGACATTGAATCCCATTCAATGGGAAGTCAGGTGGGGCTTGAAGCGTCCCTGTCTgccgctcacacacacacacacactttatcacGCTTAAATGAGCCGGAGCCATGCTGTTTAGTTTCACTTTAAAGTTACTACGTgcttttttgtggcttttttctGTGACTGGCTATAACCAAAATTCCGCACAACGTGTTTGACAGTATCAGGcttggggggggcggggggggggggggggggcgcacgTAGGCGCGCACGTAGGCAGTCTACTACTTCTCcctttctaaaaaaaacaaacattccgTTTTACACACAGGGGGTTCCCGAAATAATGCTAAGGCACAGTGCAGGCTTCGCTCATTCATATGACAACAACATTTGTACGATCGTCGTTGATATAACTGACCCCCACACTTAATGAGTGACACAAAGTCTGGTTTGATTTAAGATTAAATTATGTAACTTTTAAAATATCGGTGattaattaagtaaaaaaaaaccgTCCTTTTAAGTGTTTCCATCCTTACATCGATGAGCTCCAGCCCGGTCTTTGTTGAGTCCGTCTCGTCCCTCGGGCTGTCTGTGAGCAGCTACCGCCGCCTGCCGCCTGATTAGAGAACTACAAGGCGTCGCCTCTGAACCGGACTACGGTTAATTGAGCACGACGATACGCTGAAAGGAAACGGGGAATAGCCCAAATAAAAAATGCATCTTCGTTCGTTATGTATGTGGATTGAtgtttcttatatatatatatatatacttaggTTTTGTGTGACACTTTTGTCTCTCGTGTGTTTTCTAGGAGAACGGGCATGTGAAAACCAATGGCGACGTCTCCTCAAAGCCCGACGGGGATGCCGCCGCCACCAACGGCTCGGCCGAGGCGGCCAAGGAGTCTGATGCCGGCGCAGGAGGCGACGCCATCGAGCCGGCGCCCGCCGCCGACGGTGAGGCGGCCAAAGCCGAGGGTGAGGCTGCGGCCAAGGAGACccccaagaagaagaagaagaagttctCCCTGAAGAAGTCCTTCAACCTCAAACTCAATctgaagaagagcaagaagAGCGAGGCCGtcaaagaggaggaggcggcCGCAGCCGCCACCCCCTCCGCCGCCGTCCCCTCTGAGGAGAAGGCCGCCGAGAATGGAGATGCAGCTCcggcagaggagaagaaggaggaggccAAGGAGGAGGCCGCCGCCACGGCCGAGGCCCCCAAGGCCGAGGAAGCTCCAGCTAAAGAAGAGGCCCCcaaggaggaggacaaggaagcagctgctcCTGCCCCTGAGGCCACAAAACCAACAGAGGAGAGCAGCTCGACCCCCACTCCCTCTGAAAAGAAAGAGTGATTGTACGTTTAGCTCACAATGAACTGGGTGAACTGTTTTTcgagtgagagaaagaagaatttaagagtatatatatgtgtatatatgcatatatacatatacatatatgtatatgtatatatgtgtgtgtgtgtgcgtgtgtatatgtatacatatgtatatggatatatgtatgtgtaaatatatacacatgtatGTGAGAGACTCCTTCGACGTGCCACTTTTCGTCATGATATCAAGACGACAGACTAGATTCACTAGATCACTTCCCTGGTTACTGCTCAacatctggacctggactgagTTTGAGGCTGTGGGGACGGTCCCTACTTGGAAACTGGATTTTGGTGGCTAAAACGTGAACCCAAGATGCCATGAAGCGtaggaggatggaggatggagcaTCTTTTCCCTGAAAATCTACAAATGAAGATGTCTCCTTGCTGAGAGATGGAAGCTAGATGACACCAACACCATTTGAAATGACTGttaaatagagaaaaaaaaaaaaaagaaatttgaaaaattaaGAGACTTGCCAACTTTTTACATTCCTATATTTTAACCCAAATTTGAAGTATTTTGTGGTGTATTATAGAGAACCATCTTAAAGATTCAGAGAAGCtatgtcttgtttgttttaagagaaaaaaaaatagacaattttgatttttatcttaCTATGAAAAAAGAACACTTAAGCTTGCTATGTTCACTGTTGCGGTTTGATATGGAGCAGAGTTGtttatctgttgtgtgtgagcCTGAATCTGCTTTGTCTCTGTAAATACATTGGATTGATTTCTGTTCTTTATTTTGCTAATGCTGACAGATGTTCCTGGTTTTATTGTAAAGTTGATAATGGTAAATAAATGTTGGTTACCTGCCGGCTGATGTGTCTGTACAGTTATTTACATCGTGCATAACATCTGTTTGGTATCTTAATGAATGGGTACAAAGTCTGCCTGTCATATTAAAACAGTTTCATAGCAATGTTGTGTCAACAAGAAGACACCAGCAGAAGTCTAAGAAGGATTAGGGACAGGTATTCAGTTCTTTCAATTATTCCAACAGGTGAAATTGAAGAGACGGTTTAAATGAATGAGGTctcacattgtttttgtgtctgtgtctgagacTAATGAGAGTATAAAGAAAATAACTTAAACTGGGTTTACATTATTCCCACCATATTTGACCTCAAACGTTTTTCAGTTTGGTGCATTCTAATCTGGCATAATTAGCGTGTTAATTTTGCAAACGTTAGCTAATGCTACCCAATTTTAGTTAGATTTTCCTATATAAGTGACAATGAAACCAATTTTGTGGCTGCTTGGCTACTGCTTGGTCATTTTTAACTGTGTGCCTATGGCTACAATGGCGGTTAATCATGGTCTGATTATAATTTACCATT from the Echeneis naucrates chromosome 11, fEcheNa1.1, whole genome shotgun sequence genome contains:
- the marcksl1b gene encoding MARCKS-related protein 1-B yields the protein MGSQSSKGEVAAEGSAAAAAAAASDAAAVKTNGQENGHVKTNGDVSSKPDGDAAATNGSAEAAKESDAGAGGDAIEPAPAADGEAAKAEGEAAAKETPKKKKKKFSLKKSFNLKLNLKKSKKSEAVKEEEAAAAATPSAAVPSEEKAAENGDAAPAEEKKEEAKEEAAATAEAPKAEEAPAKEEAPKEEDKEAAAPAPEATKPTEESSSTPTPSEKKE